A genome region from Meleagris gallopavo isolate NT-WF06-2002-E0010 breed Aviagen turkey brand Nicholas breeding stock chromosome 7, Turkey_5.1, whole genome shotgun sequence includes the following:
- the FTCD gene encoding formimidoyltransferase-cyclodeaminase isoform X2 gives MAKLVECVPNFSEGCNKEVIEALGQAISQTPGCTLLDVDAGASTNRTVYTFVGTPEAVVEGALSAARVAWELIDMSQHKGEHPRMGALDVCPFVPVMNISMEECVVCAHVFGQRLSEELGVPVYLYGEAARQESRRTLPAIRAGEYEALPKKLEKPEWAPDFGPPTFVPQWGATVTGARTFLIAYNINLLCTKELAHRIALNIREQGRGADQPGSLKKVQGIGWYLEEENIAQVSTNLLDFETTPLHAVYEEVCCNAEALKLPVVGSQLVGLIPKKAMLDAAEFYIKKEKLFILEEGHKIKLVVSRLGLDSLSPFNPQERIIEYLVQAGQEDKGLVAKPLGAFVRAVSGRSAAPGGGSVAATAASLGAALGCMVGLMSYGKRQFEQLDPIMRKVIPPLHQAMDELVAMVDADSRAFSSYMEAMKLPKSTSEERERRAAAMQQGLKTAVEVPCTLAVKVNNLWSSLKMLAHHGNLACKSDLQVGAKMLEAAVFGAYFNVMINLKDITDEKFKTETLQMVTRLLEEAKQGSALVLALLEKREA, from the exons ATGGCCAAGCTGGTGGAGTGCGTCCCCAACTTCTCGGAGGGATGCAACAAGGAG GTGATCGAGGCGCTGGGGCAGGCCATCTCCCAGACACCAGGCTGCACACTGTTGGATGTGGATGCTGGTGCCTCCACCAACCGTACTGTTTACACCTTTGTGGGAACCCCTGAAGCTGTTGTTGAAGGTGCACTGAGCGCAGCCCGCGTGGCTTGGGAACTCATTGACATGAGTCAGCACAAGG GTGAACATCCTCGCATGGGGGCCCTGGATGTCTGCCCCTTTGTGCCAGTGATGAACATCAGCATGGAAGAGTGTGTTGTTTGTGCCCACGTCTTTGGGCAGCGCTTATCAGAGGAGCTGGGAGTGCCTG TGTACCTGTATGGAGAGGCAGCcaggcaggagagcaggagaaCCCTGCCTGCCATCCGTGCTGGGGAATACGAGGCGCTCCCCAAGAAG cTCGAAAAACCTGAGTGGGCTCCTGATTTTGGGCCCCCAACCTTTGTTCCCCAGTGGGGGGCCACAGTGACGGGTGCCCGGACCTTCCTGATTGCATACAATATCAACCTGCTATGCACCAAGGAGCTGGCACACCGCATCGCCCTTAACATCCGTGAGCAGGGTCGTGGTGCCGATCAG CCTGGAAGCTTGAAGAAGGTGCAAGGCATTGGTTGGTATTTGGAGGAGGAGAACATAGCCCAGGTTTCAACAAATCTCCTGGACTTTGAGACCACACCGCTCCATGCTGTCTATGAGGAGGTCTGCTGTAATGCAGAG GCACTGAAGCTCCCTGTGGTGGGATCCCAGCTGGTGGGGCTCATTCCCAAGAAAGCCATGCTGGATGCAGCTGAGTTTTACATCAAGAAGGAAAAGCTCTTCATACTGGAAGAGGGACACAAGATCAAACTG GTTGTCAGCCGGCTCGGTCTGGACTCCCTGTCTCCATTCAACCCCCAGGAGCGCATCATTGA GTACCTGGTGCAGGCAGGACAGGAGGACAAGGGGCTGGTTGCAAAGCCACTGGGTGCCTTCGTGCGAGCAGTCAGCGGGAGGTCAGCAGCGCCAGGAGGAGGATCAGTGGCTGCAACTGCGGCCTCTCTG ggagcagcactgggctgcatgGTGGGGTTGATGAGCTATGGGAAGCGGCAGTTTGAGCAGCTGGATCCCATCATGAGGAAGGTGATCCCTCCCCTCCACCAGGCCATGGATGAGCTGGTTGCCATGGTGGATGCCGACTCCCGTGCCTTCAGCAGCTAtatg GAAGCTATGAAGCTGCCAAAAAGCACCTCTGAGGAGAGGGAAAG GCGAGCGGCTGCCATGCAGCAGGGGCTGAAAACAGCAGTGGAAGTGCCCTGCACCCTGGCAGTGAAGGTGAACAACCTCTGGTCCTCACTGAAGATGTTGGCGCACCATGGCAACCTGGCCTGCAAATCCGACCTTCAG GTGGGAGCCAAAATGCTAGAAGCCGCTGTGTTTGGAGCCTATTTTAATGTCATGATCAATCTCAAAGACATAACAGATGAGAAATTCAAGACTGAG ACATTGCAGATGGTCAccaggctgctggaggaggcaaagcaaggctCAGCACTTGTGTTGGCACTGCTGGAAAAACGAGAAGCTTGA
- the FTCD gene encoding formimidoyltransferase-cyclodeaminase isoform X1: MSESQLCQLGVDARTCRFCIFTFFLTNLRVIEALGQAISQTPGCTLLDVDAGASTNRTVYTFVGTPEAVVEGALSAARVAWELIDMSQHKGEHPRMGALDVCPFVPVMNISMEECVVCAHVFGQRLSEELGVPVYLYGEAARQESRRTLPAIRAGEYEALPKKLEKPEWAPDFGPPTFVPQWGATVTGARTFLIAYNINLLCTKELAHRIALNIREQGRGADQPGSLKKVQGIGWYLEEENIAQVSTNLLDFETTPLHAVYEEVCCNAEALKLPVVGSQLVGLIPKKAMLDAAEFYIKKEKLFILEEGHKIKLVVSRLGLDSLSPFNPQERIIEYLVQAGQEDKGLVAKPLGAFVRAVSGRSAAPGGGSVAATAASLGAALGCMVGLMSYGKRQFEQLDPIMRKVIPPLHQAMDELVAMVDADSRAFSSYMEAMKLPKSTSEERERRAAAMQQGLKTAVEVPCTLAVKVNNLWSSLKMLAHHGNLACKSDLQVGAKMLEAAVFGAYFNVMINLKDITDEKFKTETLQMVTRLLEEAKQGSALVLALLEKREA; encoded by the exons ATGTCTGAGTCCCAGCTCTGCCAACTGGGAGTGGATGCACGTACTTGTAGGTTCTGCATCTTCACTTTCTTCCTGACAAATCTGAGG GTGATCGAGGCGCTGGGGCAGGCCATCTCCCAGACACCAGGCTGCACACTGTTGGATGTGGATGCTGGTGCCTCCACCAACCGTACTGTTTACACCTTTGTGGGAACCCCTGAAGCTGTTGTTGAAGGTGCACTGAGCGCAGCCCGCGTGGCTTGGGAACTCATTGACATGAGTCAGCACAAGG GTGAACATCCTCGCATGGGGGCCCTGGATGTCTGCCCCTTTGTGCCAGTGATGAACATCAGCATGGAAGAGTGTGTTGTTTGTGCCCACGTCTTTGGGCAGCGCTTATCAGAGGAGCTGGGAGTGCCTG TGTACCTGTATGGAGAGGCAGCcaggcaggagagcaggagaaCCCTGCCTGCCATCCGTGCTGGGGAATACGAGGCGCTCCCCAAGAAG cTCGAAAAACCTGAGTGGGCTCCTGATTTTGGGCCCCCAACCTTTGTTCCCCAGTGGGGGGCCACAGTGACGGGTGCCCGGACCTTCCTGATTGCATACAATATCAACCTGCTATGCACCAAGGAGCTGGCACACCGCATCGCCCTTAACATCCGTGAGCAGGGTCGTGGTGCCGATCAG CCTGGAAGCTTGAAGAAGGTGCAAGGCATTGGTTGGTATTTGGAGGAGGAGAACATAGCCCAGGTTTCAACAAATCTCCTGGACTTTGAGACCACACCGCTCCATGCTGTCTATGAGGAGGTCTGCTGTAATGCAGAG GCACTGAAGCTCCCTGTGGTGGGATCCCAGCTGGTGGGGCTCATTCCCAAGAAAGCCATGCTGGATGCAGCTGAGTTTTACATCAAGAAGGAAAAGCTCTTCATACTGGAAGAGGGACACAAGATCAAACTG GTTGTCAGCCGGCTCGGTCTGGACTCCCTGTCTCCATTCAACCCCCAGGAGCGCATCATTGA GTACCTGGTGCAGGCAGGACAGGAGGACAAGGGGCTGGTTGCAAAGCCACTGGGTGCCTTCGTGCGAGCAGTCAGCGGGAGGTCAGCAGCGCCAGGAGGAGGATCAGTGGCTGCAACTGCGGCCTCTCTG ggagcagcactgggctgcatgGTGGGGTTGATGAGCTATGGGAAGCGGCAGTTTGAGCAGCTGGATCCCATCATGAGGAAGGTGATCCCTCCCCTCCACCAGGCCATGGATGAGCTGGTTGCCATGGTGGATGCCGACTCCCGTGCCTTCAGCAGCTAtatg GAAGCTATGAAGCTGCCAAAAAGCACCTCTGAGGAGAGGGAAAG GCGAGCGGCTGCCATGCAGCAGGGGCTGAAAACAGCAGTGGAAGTGCCCTGCACCCTGGCAGTGAAGGTGAACAACCTCTGGTCCTCACTGAAGATGTTGGCGCACCATGGCAACCTGGCCTGCAAATCCGACCTTCAG GTGGGAGCCAAAATGCTAGAAGCCGCTGTGTTTGGAGCCTATTTTAATGTCATGATCAATCTCAAAGACATAACAGATGAGAAATTCAAGACTGAG ACATTGCAGATGGTCAccaggctgctggaggaggcaaagcaaggctCAGCACTTGTGTTGGCACTGCTGGAAAAACGAGAAGCTTGA
- the FTCD gene encoding formimidoyltransferase-cyclodeaminase isoform X3 translates to MHVLVIEALGQAISQTPGCTLLDVDAGASTNRTVYTFVGTPEAVVEGALSAARVAWELIDMSQHKGEHPRMGALDVCPFVPVMNISMEECVVCAHVFGQRLSEELGVPVYLYGEAARQESRRTLPAIRAGEYEALPKKLEKPEWAPDFGPPTFVPQWGATVTGARTFLIAYNINLLCTKELAHRIALNIREQGRGADQPGSLKKVQGIGWYLEEENIAQVSTNLLDFETTPLHAVYEEVCCNAEALKLPVVGSQLVGLIPKKAMLDAAEFYIKKEKLFILEEGHKIKLVVSRLGLDSLSPFNPQERIIEYLVQAGQEDKGLVAKPLGAFVRAVSGRSAAPGGGSVAATAASLGAALGCMVGLMSYGKRQFEQLDPIMRKVIPPLHQAMDELVAMVDADSRAFSSYMEAMKLPKSTSEERERRAAAMQQGLKTAVEVPCTLAVKVNNLWSSLKMLAHHGNLACKSDLQVGAKMLEAAVFGAYFNVMINLKDITDEKFKTETLQMVTRLLEEAKQGSALVLALLEKREA, encoded by the exons ATGCACGTACTT GTGATCGAGGCGCTGGGGCAGGCCATCTCCCAGACACCAGGCTGCACACTGTTGGATGTGGATGCTGGTGCCTCCACCAACCGTACTGTTTACACCTTTGTGGGAACCCCTGAAGCTGTTGTTGAAGGTGCACTGAGCGCAGCCCGCGTGGCTTGGGAACTCATTGACATGAGTCAGCACAAGG GTGAACATCCTCGCATGGGGGCCCTGGATGTCTGCCCCTTTGTGCCAGTGATGAACATCAGCATGGAAGAGTGTGTTGTTTGTGCCCACGTCTTTGGGCAGCGCTTATCAGAGGAGCTGGGAGTGCCTG TGTACCTGTATGGAGAGGCAGCcaggcaggagagcaggagaaCCCTGCCTGCCATCCGTGCTGGGGAATACGAGGCGCTCCCCAAGAAG cTCGAAAAACCTGAGTGGGCTCCTGATTTTGGGCCCCCAACCTTTGTTCCCCAGTGGGGGGCCACAGTGACGGGTGCCCGGACCTTCCTGATTGCATACAATATCAACCTGCTATGCACCAAGGAGCTGGCACACCGCATCGCCCTTAACATCCGTGAGCAGGGTCGTGGTGCCGATCAG CCTGGAAGCTTGAAGAAGGTGCAAGGCATTGGTTGGTATTTGGAGGAGGAGAACATAGCCCAGGTTTCAACAAATCTCCTGGACTTTGAGACCACACCGCTCCATGCTGTCTATGAGGAGGTCTGCTGTAATGCAGAG GCACTGAAGCTCCCTGTGGTGGGATCCCAGCTGGTGGGGCTCATTCCCAAGAAAGCCATGCTGGATGCAGCTGAGTTTTACATCAAGAAGGAAAAGCTCTTCATACTGGAAGAGGGACACAAGATCAAACTG GTTGTCAGCCGGCTCGGTCTGGACTCCCTGTCTCCATTCAACCCCCAGGAGCGCATCATTGA GTACCTGGTGCAGGCAGGACAGGAGGACAAGGGGCTGGTTGCAAAGCCACTGGGTGCCTTCGTGCGAGCAGTCAGCGGGAGGTCAGCAGCGCCAGGAGGAGGATCAGTGGCTGCAACTGCGGCCTCTCTG ggagcagcactgggctgcatgGTGGGGTTGATGAGCTATGGGAAGCGGCAGTTTGAGCAGCTGGATCCCATCATGAGGAAGGTGATCCCTCCCCTCCACCAGGCCATGGATGAGCTGGTTGCCATGGTGGATGCCGACTCCCGTGCCTTCAGCAGCTAtatg GAAGCTATGAAGCTGCCAAAAAGCACCTCTGAGGAGAGGGAAAG GCGAGCGGCTGCCATGCAGCAGGGGCTGAAAACAGCAGTGGAAGTGCCCTGCACCCTGGCAGTGAAGGTGAACAACCTCTGGTCCTCACTGAAGATGTTGGCGCACCATGGCAACCTGGCCTGCAAATCCGACCTTCAG GTGGGAGCCAAAATGCTAGAAGCCGCTGTGTTTGGAGCCTATTTTAATGTCATGATCAATCTCAAAGACATAACAGATGAGAAATTCAAGACTGAG ACATTGCAGATGGTCAccaggctgctggaggaggcaaagcaaggctCAGCACTTGTGTTGGCACTGCTGGAAAAACGAGAAGCTTGA
- the FTCD gene encoding formimidoyltransferase-cyclodeaminase isoform X4 translates to MGALDVCPFVPVMNISMEECVVCAHVFGQRLSEELGVPVYLYGEAARQESRRTLPAIRAGEYEALPKKLEKPEWAPDFGPPTFVPQWGATVTGARTFLIAYNINLLCTKELAHRIALNIREQGRGADQPGSLKKVQGIGWYLEEENIAQVSTNLLDFETTPLHAVYEEVCCNAEALKLPVVGSQLVGLIPKKAMLDAAEFYIKKEKLFILEEGHKIKLVVSRLGLDSLSPFNPQERIIEYLVQAGQEDKGLVAKPLGAFVRAVSGRSAAPGGGSVAATAASLGAALGCMVGLMSYGKRQFEQLDPIMRKVIPPLHQAMDELVAMVDADSRAFSSYMEAMKLPKSTSEERERRAAAMQQGLKTAVEVPCTLAVKVNNLWSSLKMLAHHGNLACKSDLQVGAKMLEAAVFGAYFNVMINLKDITDEKFKTETLQMVTRLLEEAKQGSALVLALLEKREA, encoded by the exons ATGGGGGCCCTGGATGTCTGCCCCTTTGTGCCAGTGATGAACATCAGCATGGAAGAGTGTGTTGTTTGTGCCCACGTCTTTGGGCAGCGCTTATCAGAGGAGCTGGGAGTGCCTG TGTACCTGTATGGAGAGGCAGCcaggcaggagagcaggagaaCCCTGCCTGCCATCCGTGCTGGGGAATACGAGGCGCTCCCCAAGAAG cTCGAAAAACCTGAGTGGGCTCCTGATTTTGGGCCCCCAACCTTTGTTCCCCAGTGGGGGGCCACAGTGACGGGTGCCCGGACCTTCCTGATTGCATACAATATCAACCTGCTATGCACCAAGGAGCTGGCACACCGCATCGCCCTTAACATCCGTGAGCAGGGTCGTGGTGCCGATCAG CCTGGAAGCTTGAAGAAGGTGCAAGGCATTGGTTGGTATTTGGAGGAGGAGAACATAGCCCAGGTTTCAACAAATCTCCTGGACTTTGAGACCACACCGCTCCATGCTGTCTATGAGGAGGTCTGCTGTAATGCAGAG GCACTGAAGCTCCCTGTGGTGGGATCCCAGCTGGTGGGGCTCATTCCCAAGAAAGCCATGCTGGATGCAGCTGAGTTTTACATCAAGAAGGAAAAGCTCTTCATACTGGAAGAGGGACACAAGATCAAACTG GTTGTCAGCCGGCTCGGTCTGGACTCCCTGTCTCCATTCAACCCCCAGGAGCGCATCATTGA GTACCTGGTGCAGGCAGGACAGGAGGACAAGGGGCTGGTTGCAAAGCCACTGGGTGCCTTCGTGCGAGCAGTCAGCGGGAGGTCAGCAGCGCCAGGAGGAGGATCAGTGGCTGCAACTGCGGCCTCTCTG ggagcagcactgggctgcatgGTGGGGTTGATGAGCTATGGGAAGCGGCAGTTTGAGCAGCTGGATCCCATCATGAGGAAGGTGATCCCTCCCCTCCACCAGGCCATGGATGAGCTGGTTGCCATGGTGGATGCCGACTCCCGTGCCTTCAGCAGCTAtatg GAAGCTATGAAGCTGCCAAAAAGCACCTCTGAGGAGAGGGAAAG GCGAGCGGCTGCCATGCAGCAGGGGCTGAAAACAGCAGTGGAAGTGCCCTGCACCCTGGCAGTGAAGGTGAACAACCTCTGGTCCTCACTGAAGATGTTGGCGCACCATGGCAACCTGGCCTGCAAATCCGACCTTCAG GTGGGAGCCAAAATGCTAGAAGCCGCTGTGTTTGGAGCCTATTTTAATGTCATGATCAATCTCAAAGACATAACAGATGAGAAATTCAAGACTGAG ACATTGCAGATGGTCAccaggctgctggaggaggcaaagcaaggctCAGCACTTGTGTTGGCACTGCTGGAAAAACGAGAAGCTTGA